The proteins below come from a single Caulobacter flavus genomic window:
- a CDS encoding SCO family protein, which yields MNRNRLMVLAVCIVGVLVAGALIVQSGVFRAAPKPAAVGGPFQLVDYDGKPTDESVLKGKWSAMFFGFTYCPDVCPGTLQALATASDQLGPKAKDLQIVMISVDPARDTPAQMKTYLTAGHLPKNIVGLTGTQAQVDAAVKTYRAYAGKVGDGPDYSIDHSTAIYVIDPKGRFDRVIAYSSPPEEIARQLKAAMEGK from the coding sequence ATGAACCGCAACCGCCTGATGGTCCTGGCCGTGTGCATCGTGGGCGTTCTCGTGGCCGGCGCGCTGATCGTCCAGAGCGGCGTCTTCCGCGCCGCGCCCAAGCCCGCGGCGGTCGGCGGACCGTTCCAGCTGGTCGACTACGACGGCAAGCCGACGGACGAGAGCGTGCTGAAGGGCAAGTGGAGCGCGATGTTCTTCGGCTTCACCTACTGCCCCGACGTCTGCCCCGGCACGCTGCAGGCCCTGGCGACCGCCAGCGACCAGCTGGGTCCCAAGGCCAAGGACCTGCAGATCGTGATGATCTCGGTCGACCCGGCCCGCGACACCCCGGCCCAGATGAAGACCTACCTGACCGCCGGCCACCTGCCCAAGAACATCGTCGGCCTGACCGGGACCCAGGCCCAGGTCGACGCCGCCGTGAAGACCTATCGCGCCTATGCCGGCAAGGTCGGCGACGGTCCCGACTACAGCATCGACCACTCCACGGCGATCTACGTCATCGACCCCAAGGGCCGCTTCGACCGCGTCATCGCCTACAGCAGCCCGCCCGAGGAGATCGCCCGCCAGCTGAAGGCGGCGATGGAAGGCAAGTAG